A single window of Salvia splendens isolate huo1 chromosome 6, SspV2, whole genome shotgun sequence DNA harbors:
- the LOC121809560 gene encoding probable protein phosphatase 2C 10 codes for MDSLCCFNYPPRSSGGSGKGRSHQGTAKYGFSLVKGKANHPMEDYHVAKFVQVRGRELGLFAIYDGHLGDSVPAYLQKHLFSNILKEEDFWTDPNRSIAKAYERTDQAILSHNPDLGRGGSTAVTAILIDGRRLWVANVGDSRGVLSRMGQAIQMTIDHEPNTERGSIEDRGGFVSNMPGDVARVNGQLAVSRAFGDKNLKTHLRSDPDIRSAEIDAETELLILASDGLWKVMSNQESVDIAKKIKDPQKAAKQLAAEALNRESKDDISCIVVRF; via the exons ATGGATAGCCTTTGCTGTTTCAATTACCCTCCG CGTTCGTCGGGTGGGTCTGGCAAGGGAAGGAGCCATCAGGGGACTGCCAAGTATGGTTTCAGTTTGGTAAAAGGGAAGGCAAATCATCCTATGGAGGATTACCATGTCGCAAAATTTGTACAGGTTCGAGGTCGGGAACTGGGGCTATTTGCAATATATGATGGGCATCTGGGAGACAGTGTACCTGCTTACTTACAGAAGCATTTGTTTTCCAACATCTTAAAGGAG GAGGACTTTTGGACCGATCCGAACAGGTCTATTGCTAAAGCTTATGAGAGAACAGATCAAGCTATTCTATCGCACAATCCTGACCTGGGCAGAGGTGGGTCTACCGCTGTCACTGCTATTCTTATAGATGGCCGACGTCTGTGGGTAGCCAATGTCGGTGATTCACGAGGAGTACTTTCCAGGATGGGTCAGGCTATACAGATGACCATTGATCATGAGCCCAACACTGAGAGGGGAAGCATTGAAGACAGGGGTGGATTCGTCTCAAACATGCCTG GAGACGTTGCAAGAGTCAATGGCCAATTGGCCGTTTCACGTGCTTTTGGAGACAAGAACTTGAAGACACACTTGCGATCAGACCCGGATATTAGAAGTGCTGAGATTGATGCAGAAACTGAACTCCTCATCCTTGCCAGCGATGGTCTATGGAAG GTAATGTCGAACCAAGAATCTGTAGATATCGCTAAGAAAATCAAAGACCCACAGAAAGCAGCGAAGCAACTAGCTGCAGAAGCATTGAACAGAGAGAGTAAGGACGACATTTCATGCATTGTTGTTCGGTTCTAG
- the LOC121809790 gene encoding uncharacterized hydrolase YugF-like yields the protein MARSLSLTGSADFLYRSFFSYSGLRSTKTDLQEGTVMHCWIPKSQKASKPNLMLVHGFGANAMWQYGDLLHHLMPRYNVYVPDLLFFGESWTRRPDRSEDFQAQCLMRLMEVHGVERLSVVGISYGGFVSYSMAAQFPEMVEKVVVCCSGVCLEEKDLKEGFFEVADLEEVASILMPQTPQKLRELIKFAFAKPVKGVPSCFLSDYIHVFCTEFLDQKKELIHALTADRKLDRIPKIEQPTLIIWGEQDKIFPLELGFRLQRHIGDNARIKVIKNAGHALNIEKPREFAKHLKAFLIEDSSSPRSNWNWSWSPNLSSYSNSNSNSNSNSNLNSSSSSYSNTNPYSLSSLRQKNFFRTSSP from the exons atggccCGTAGCCTGAGCCTGACCGGATCGGCGGACTTTCTGTACCGGAGCTTCTTCTCATACTCGGGGCTCCGGTCGACGAAAACGGATCTGCAAGAGGGGACGGTGATGCACTGCTGGATCCCGAAGAGCCAGAAGGCGTCGAAGCCGAACCTGATGCTGGTCCACGGCTTCGGCGCCAACGCCATGTGGCAGTACGGCGACCTCCTCCACCACCTCATGCCCCGCTACAACGTCTACGTCCCCGACCTCCTCTTCTTCGGGGAGTCGTGGACGCGGCGCCCTGACCGCTCTGAAGACTTCCAAGCGCAGTGCCTGATGCGCCTGATGGAGGTGCACGGGGTGGAGCGGCTGAGCGTGGTGGGGATCAGCTACGGGGGGTTCGTCAGCTACAGCATGGCGGCGCAGTTCCCGGAGATGgtggagaaggtggtggtgtGCTGCTCCGGGGTGTGCCTGGAGGAGAAGGATCTGAAAGAGGGGTTTTTCGAGGTGGCGGATCTGGAGGAGGTGGCCAGCATTCTCATGCCCCAGACGCCGCAGAAGCTCAGGGAGTTGATCAAGTTCGCCTTTGCCAAGCCGGTCAAGGGCGTCCCTTCGTGCTTCCTCTCCGATTACATCCAC GTTTTCTGTACAGAATTTCTTGATCAGAAAAAGGAACTAATTCATGCTTTAACTGCCGACAGAAAGCTCGATAGAATACCCAAGATAGAACAG cCAACGTTGATCATATGGGGAGAGCAGGACAAAATATTCCCACTGGAGTTGGGATTCAGACTCCAAAG GCACATAGGTGACAATGCAAGAATTAAAGTGATAAAGAATGCTGGACATGCTTTGAACATTGAAAAACCAAGGGAGTTTGCTAAGCATTTGAAAGCATTTTTAATTGAAGATAGTTCTAGCCCAAGATCAAATTGGAATTGGAGTTGGAGCCCAAACTTGAGTTcatattcaaattcaaattcaaattcaaattcaaattcgaaTTTGAATTCGAGTTCAAGTTCATATTCGAATACCAACCCTTACTCCCTCTCATCGTTGCGACAAAAAAATTTCTTCCGGACTAGTAGCCCTTGA